One window of Robiginitalea biformata HTCC2501 genomic DNA carries:
- the merTP gene encoding mercuric transport protein MerTP translates to MKSENKLTGLGLLTAISASLCCITPVLALLAGTSGLASTFSWLDPLRPYLIGLTVLVLGFAWYQKLKPQKQIDCDCDTTEKTPFIQTKKFLAIVTVFAGLMLSFPTYANVFFPQTENTTVVTDRSKIQTAEFKINGMTCSGCEEHVNQEVNKLTGIIQTTASYENGNAIIEFDQAQTGIEEIEEAIEKTGYSVTDKKEIK, encoded by the coding sequence ATGAAATCAGAAAACAAACTAACAGGACTTGGACTTTTAACAGCAATTTCGGCTTCCCTTTGCTGTATTACACCTGTTTTGGCTTTGTTGGCAGGGACAAGTGGACTCGCCTCGACATTTTCTTGGCTTGACCCTTTGCGACCGTATTTAATCGGACTGACAGTTTTGGTGCTTGGGTTCGCATGGTATCAAAAACTGAAACCGCAAAAACAAATTGACTGCGACTGCGATACAACTGAAAAAACTCCTTTCATTCAGACAAAGAAATTTTTAGCTATTGTGACAGTTTTTGCAGGACTAATGCTTTCATTTCCAACTTATGCAAACGTATTCTTCCCACAGACAGAAAATACAACAGTTGTCACCGACCGATCAAAAATTCAGACAGCCGAATTCAAAATAAACGGAATGACTTGCTCGGGTTGTGAAGAACACGTAAATCAGGAAGTAAATAAACTGACAGGAATTATCCAGACTACTGCGTCTTACGAAAACGGAAATGCAATCATTGAATTTGACCAGGCCCAAACAGGCATTGAAGAAATAGAAGAAGCCATTGAAAAAACAGGCTATTCAGTAACGGACAAGAAAGAAATTAAATGA
- a CDS encoding DUF6090 family protein has translation MIKFFRKIRQNLLSEGKTGKYLKYAIGEIILVVIGILIALSINNWNEHRKNRILEQEVLKDLKEEYVLNLSQLEQKIDMRNAIIQNSIDVLNYVDNSEFDVNRDTLIHKIRYLGLDPTFDPIQNDLITSGKIRLVQNKPLRKLLSSWTSDILALQEMELQWQTLKTDLNIPYQISLGIFRDMVHSSYESSGRPIYLVEKNNDIDGRLFVGKSQKTPSSEKILQNAQLESMMANAIAQCHSTNMQALALKKRIELIIDLLNKEIQK, from the coding sequence ATGATAAAATTCTTCAGAAAAATTAGACAGAACTTACTTTCAGAAGGAAAGACTGGGAAGTATTTGAAATATGCAATTGGAGAAATTATTCTTGTCGTTATTGGAATTTTAATAGCATTATCAATCAACAATTGGAATGAACACAGGAAGAACCGAATACTAGAACAAGAGGTTCTTAAGGATTTGAAGGAAGAATACGTTCTAAATCTATCCCAACTGGAACAAAAGATTGATATGCGGAATGCAATTATTCAAAATTCCATAGATGTCCTCAACTACGTGGATAATTCGGAATTCGATGTTAATAGAGATACACTTATTCATAAAATAAGATACCTAGGATTAGACCCTACTTTTGATCCTATTCAAAATGATCTTATCACTTCGGGCAAAATTAGATTGGTACAGAACAAGCCTTTGCGTAAACTGTTATCAAGTTGGACTTCTGATATACTTGCTTTACAAGAGATGGAGCTCCAATGGCAAACTCTAAAAACAGATTTGAATATACCGTATCAAATAAGTCTAGGGATTTTTAGAGATATGGTACATTCATCTTACGAATCTAGTGGAAGACCGATTTATCTCGTAGAAAAAAATAATGATATTGACGGAAGATTATTTGTCGGGAAATCGCAGAAAACACCAAGCTCAGAAAAAATATTGCAAAATGCGCAACTGGAATCTATGATGGCTAATGCTATTGCTCAATGCCATTCGACAAATATGCAGGCATTGGCATTAAAAAAGAGAATTGAATTGATAATCGATCTGTTGAATAAAGAAATTCAAAAATAA
- a CDS encoding DUF6090 family protein: MTKFFRAIRQNMIRDNKVIQYLLYAIGEIILVVIGILIALSIDNSNELKNTRIAEKVYLSEIKSDLIQDTLLLSQVINDHKWRIAQLMSQDSTIDFIFEEIIGELPKVEGVSQLEYIFFTDRQFRPKIGTYNSMISEGESNIISNRELFNSIQNIYELEAQDIITIGADILNRSTELRNKYAYEIKYGEYGSPIQITDKRILADIYISSGLLNYYTRQSVLLKGRITELIELIDNEYASLE, translated from the coding sequence ATGACAAAATTCTTTAGAGCAATAAGACAGAATATGATTCGGGACAATAAGGTCATTCAATATCTTCTGTATGCTATCGGAGAAATAATACTGGTGGTTATTGGAATTTTAATTGCCCTTAGTATCGATAATTCGAATGAATTAAAAAATACCCGAATTGCTGAGAAAGTCTATCTGAGTGAAATAAAGAGTGATTTAATTCAAGATACATTACTGTTGTCTCAAGTCATTAATGATCACAAATGGCGAATTGCCCAATTAATGTCTCAAGACTCAACCATTGACTTTATTTTCGAGGAAATTATTGGTGAGCTTCCTAAAGTGGAAGGGGTTTCTCAATTGGAATATATCTTCTTTACAGACAGACAATTTCGACCAAAAATTGGAACATACAACTCAATGATCTCTGAAGGGGAATCGAACATTATAAGCAATCGGGAGTTATTTAATTCTATTCAGAATATCTACGAATTGGAAGCCCAAGATATCATTACTATTGGAGCAGATATATTGAATCGTTCTACTGAATTGAGAAATAAATATGCGTATGAAATTAAATATGGTGAATATGGCTCACCCATTCAGATTACTGATAAACGAATATTAGCTGACATTTATATTTCATCGGGACTACTAAATTACTATACCAGGCAATCGGTTTTATTAAAGGGTAGAATCACAGAGTTAATTGAGCTGATTGATAATGAATACGCTTCTTTGGAATAG
- a CDS encoding DUF6090 family protein → MIKFFRKIRQNLLTENKLSKYLIYAIGEIILVVIGILIAIQINNWNEQSKTQKSADIQLNQLSQNISDDLIQLDALNEVIKTNVIKSQMLSDQFQQIIPFDSLTTSYITASLFEQNFYANSTAYDKLNKTGEFSILPKDLQMEITAYYNLLYRIKEREEITNTFIKKEIEPYYFNHYSKYHRKGSNKHPLLEDYYQNDKREAIPLDISAIANDDKMATINFARLYQIKIQQEFYEEALQQGTKLKASIDEHLN, encoded by the coding sequence ATGATAAAATTCTTTCGGAAAATCCGTCAAAATTTACTCACTGAAAATAAGCTCAGTAAATATCTGATTTATGCTATTGGAGAAATCATACTTGTGGTAATTGGAATATTGATTGCGATTCAGATTAATAACTGGAATGAACAATCAAAAACACAAAAGTCAGCTGACATACAGCTTAATCAACTAAGCCAAAACATCTCAGATGACCTTATTCAGCTAGATGCACTTAACGAAGTCATCAAAACTAATGTGATAAAAAGTCAGATGCTATCTGATCAGTTTCAACAAATAATACCTTTTGACTCATTAACAACAAGTTATATCACTGCAAGCTTATTTGAACAAAACTTCTATGCTAATAGCACCGCGTATGACAAACTAAATAAGACTGGAGAGTTTTCCATTTTACCAAAAGACTTACAAATGGAAATCACTGCGTATTACAATTTATTGTATAGAATTAAAGAACGTGAAGAAATCACCAACACATTCATAAAAAAAGAAATAGAACCTTATTATTTCAATCACTACAGTAAATATCACAGAAAGGGAAGTAACAAACATCCTTTATTAGAAGATTATTACCAAAACGATAAAAGAGAGGCAATACCTTTGGATATTAGTGCTATAGCGAATGATGATAAAATGGCCACAATAAATTTTGCCAGATTATATCAAATAAAAATTCAGCAAGAATTTTATGAAGAAGCATTACAACAAGGCACAAAATTAAAGGCATCTATTGATGAACATTTAAATTGA
- a CDS encoding amidohydrolase family protein: MKRIILILTLFTIGYDISYGQIIDMHMHSYTEKDFWVGTARNGLESSKTAKETLEQTIQKMNEHNIEYAVVCGSLESIELYTKTDTRFIPAYQDSEEELIPIKEFEEYVKSGKIKVFAEVMAVYKGKTLADSIYQPYLEICEKYEIPVGYHSGGSFPNAQQLGWPNYRISLGDPFLIEDVLVKYPKLKLYLMHAGENFYENTLRMMDGYPNLHADLGVEMWLHPMTKDFAVKFLKSAKEYGLLDRVMFGSDQMVWPNAITNSIDFLNDLAFLNKEEKEMIFYKNAKKFLSIDE; encoded by the coding sequence ATGAAAAGAATAATCTTGATTTTGACATTGTTTACAATTGGTTATGATATCTCTTACGGACAAATTATAGATATGCATATGCATAGCTATACAGAAAAAGACTTTTGGGTTGGAACAGCACGAAATGGCCTGGAATCAAGTAAAACGGCAAAAGAAACACTTGAACAAACGATCCAAAAAATGAATGAGCATAACATTGAATACGCAGTTGTTTGTGGCTCACTCGAAAGTATAGAACTTTATACAAAAACAGACACACGATTTATACCTGCATATCAAGATAGCGAGGAGGAACTAATTCCTATAAAAGAATTTGAGGAATATGTAAAGTCAGGAAAAATAAAGGTCTTTGCAGAGGTAATGGCTGTTTATAAAGGGAAAACACTCGCTGATTCGATTTATCAACCCTATCTGGAAATATGCGAGAAATATGAAATTCCTGTTGGATATCATTCAGGAGGCAGTTTTCCAAATGCCCAGCAATTAGGATGGCCAAATTATAGAATTAGCCTAGGCGACCCCTTTTTGATTGAAGATGTTTTGGTTAAATACCCTAAACTGAAATTATATCTAATGCACGCAGGAGAAAACTTCTATGAAAACACCTTGAGAATGATGGATGGTTATCCAAACCTTCACGCAGATTTAGGAGTAGAAATGTGGTTGCATCCTATGACTAAAGACTTTGCTGTAAAATTTTTGAAATCTGCTAAAGAATACGGACTTCTTGACAGGGTAATGTTCGGTTCTGACCAAATGGTTTGGCCAAATGCAATTACAAATTCGATTGACTTTTTAAACGATTTAGCCTTTTTGAATAAAGAAGAAAAGGAAATGATATTCTATAAAAATGCAAAGAAGTTTTTGAGTATCGATGAATAA
- a CDS encoding ester cyclase codes for MKVKQTILSTFLIISIIMTGCKSDKSEYDKMVEFGQKYTDAWNSKVPEKMASFYAEDGSLTVNNGTPAVGRKQLAETANSYMEAFPDLELTMDSLTKGNGTYRYYWTFRGTNTGPNGTGNKVDFSGFEEWTMNEQGLVQKSIGTYDAEEYNKQLNGN; via the coding sequence ATGAAAGTCAAACAAACAATTTTATCAACCTTTTTAATAATCTCAATCATTATGACAGGTTGTAAATCTGACAAGTCTGAATATGATAAAATGGTCGAATTTGGACAAAAGTACACTGATGCCTGGAACAGTAAGGTTCCTGAAAAAATGGCTTCATTTTACGCAGAAGATGGATCACTAACAGTAAACAATGGAACACCAGCAGTAGGAAGAAAACAATTGGCGGAAACAGCAAATTCATATATGGAGGCATTTCCCGATCTGGAATTAACAATGGACAGTCTGACAAAGGGAAATGGGACTTATAGATATTACTGGACATTCAGGGGAACCAATACCGGACCAAACGGGACTGGAAATAAAGTTGATTTTAGTGGATTTGAAGAATGGACAATGAATGAACAAGGACTTGTCCAAAAATCAATCGGAACATACGATGCGGAAGAATATAATAAACAGTTGAATGGGAATTAA
- a CDS encoding DUF6090 family protein: protein MIKFFRRVRRQLLAENKFSKYLLYAIGEVVLVVIGILIALQINTWNQERINSREEQRIFRDLAEELEYNKFLVENGRSKMMEVVYAAKRLLAGINNEDSTYNEESLNQDLDKITWVWVSGRPTTLYDVLSSSGDFKLISSPELRKKLADLKRNQESLIKFEKIQSDYVDFQLRPFLNRHVDRTTIRTILVEAKLITTKHSSVFEPNNPGLAHNREFANLLTDVIFFTTRIEGNYNRIEDDISHIDSLIQAKYPNLNPDSYIPY from the coding sequence ATGATAAAATTCTTCAGACGAGTTAGGCGACAATTACTTGCTGAGAATAAATTCTCCAAGTACCTGCTTTATGCCATAGGGGAAGTTGTGTTGGTAGTGATCGGTATCCTGATAGCACTGCAAATTAATACCTGGAATCAAGAGCGTATCAATTCCAGGGAAGAGCAACGCATTTTCCGGGATCTGGCGGAGGAATTGGAATACAATAAATTTCTGGTAGAAAATGGGAGAAGTAAAATGATGGAAGTAGTCTATGCCGCAAAACGATTACTGGCCGGGATAAACAATGAGGATTCTACCTATAACGAGGAATCCCTCAACCAGGATCTTGATAAAATTACCTGGGTTTGGGTATCCGGAAGGCCAACCACCCTATACGACGTGCTTAGCTCCTCCGGCGATTTTAAGTTAATCTCTTCCCCTGAACTTCGCAAAAAACTGGCCGACCTGAAGCGCAATCAGGAATCCCTGATAAAGTTTGAAAAGATCCAAAGTGATTATGTCGATTTCCAACTTAGGCCATTTTTAAACCGGCATGTAGACAGGACCACTATTAGGACTATTCTCGTGGAGGCCAAATTGATTACCACCAAACATTCCTCGGTCTTTGAGCCAAATAATCCGGGCCTGGCACACAATAGGGAGTTTGCCAATTTACTAACCGACGTCATTTTTTTCACCACGAGGATTGAAGGAAACTACAACCGGATTGAGGACGACATTTCCCATATAGATTCGCTTATACAGGCCAAATACCCGAATTTAAATCCGGATTCCTATATCCCCTATTAA
- a CDS encoding cation transporter, giving the protein MNKTIFEITKMDCPSEENLIRMKLDDISSIVNLDFDISNRKLTIFHSGEIDQIEKSVLELNLGGKVISTEQTNQTEFNENSNQKKLLWSVLGINFVFFFIEMTTGIISKSMGLVADSLDMLADSFVYGISLFAVGGTLTRKKRIAKLAGYFQITLAIIGFVEVLRRFFKEEELPDFLTMIIISIFALIANGVCLYILQKSKSKEEAHMKASMIFTSNDVIINLGVIIAGVLVNLLDSNKPDLIIGTIVFILVIQGAFRILKLSK; this is encoded by the coding sequence ATGAACAAAACAATATTTGAGATTACCAAAATGGATTGTCCATCTGAAGAAAATCTAATCCGAATGAAATTGGACGACATTTCAAGTATTGTGAATTTAGACTTTGATATTTCTAACCGAAAACTGACCATTTTTCACAGCGGTGAAATTGACCAAATCGAAAAATCAGTTCTTGAACTGAATTTGGGCGGAAAGGTTATCTCTACCGAACAGACCAACCAAACGGAATTTAATGAAAACTCAAACCAGAAAAAATTACTCTGGTCTGTACTCGGAATAAATTTCGTCTTTTTCTTCATCGAAATGACAACTGGAATAATCTCAAAATCAATGGGATTAGTTGCCGACAGTTTGGATATGCTTGCCGACAGCTTTGTTTACGGAATTAGCTTATTTGCGGTTGGAGGAACATTGACGAGAAAAAAGAGGATTGCAAAACTCGCTGGATATTTTCAAATAACACTTGCTATCATTGGATTTGTAGAAGTTTTAAGGAGATTTTTTAAAGAGGAAGAACTTCCTGACTTTTTGACAATGATAATCATTTCGATTTTCGCACTTATCGCTAATGGAGTTTGCCTTTATATTTTGCAAAAGTCAAAGAGCAAAGAAGAGGCTCATATGAAAGCGAGTATGATTTTCACATCAAACGATGTGATTATTAATTTAGGAGTAATAATAGCTGGGGTTTTGGTGAATTTGTTGGATTCAAACAAACCTGATTTGATAATAGGAACAATCGTTTTTATTTTGGTTATACAAGGTGCATTTAGAATATTGAAATTAAGTAAATAA
- a CDS encoding cupin domain-containing protein codes for MTRIRLFYLAIFLFVFLGCKSEKSPPESLAINLDDVEWGEAGDGSIAPAGTRTALQSTNPNTGGISYYAWFPAGGFFDEHWHTHDEYVVLISGEVTIKLGKEIYNLKPGAFIVIPGEMPHYWDIPETGDAIILVKRDGPPDFHFVDR; via the coding sequence TTGACTAGAATACGATTATTTTACCTCGCGATATTCCTGTTTGTTTTTTTAGGGTGTAAGTCCGAAAAGAGTCCACCAGAATCACTCGCTATAAACCTAGATGATGTGGAATGGGGAGAAGCAGGTGACGGAAGTATAGCACCAGCAGGAACGCGGACAGCATTGCAATCAACAAATCCAAATACTGGCGGAATTAGTTATTATGCCTGGTTTCCGGCAGGGGGATTTTTTGATGAGCATTGGCATACTCACGATGAATACGTTGTTTTAATTAGCGGAGAAGTAACAATCAAACTTGGAAAGGAGATTTATAACCTTAAACCTGGTGCCTTCATAGTAATTCCAGGTGAAATGCCTCACTATTGGGATATACCAGAGACAGGAGATGCAATTATTTTGGTAAAAAGAGATGGACCGCCTGATTTTCACTTTGTTGATAGATAA
- a CDS encoding putative quinol monooxygenase: MNKLIAFLIIVLFVSCNQSKKPRIDFDSDKVMIRLSEIQIEPEYLEEYLSILKEEARASVELEPGVISIFPMYQKENPTQIRILEIYADEDAYRKHLESPHFKQYKTTTLNMVKSLNLIDMNYIDEATMPLVFKKIK; encoded by the coding sequence ATGAATAAGCTAATCGCATTCTTGATCATCGTTCTATTTGTTTCTTGTAATCAAAGTAAGAAACCAAGAATCGACTTTGATTCGGATAAAGTAATGATCAGACTTTCGGAAATTCAAATCGAGCCTGAATATCTCGAGGAATATCTATCAATATTAAAGGAAGAAGCAAGAGCATCAGTTGAATTGGAGCCTGGTGTAATTTCAATTTTTCCAATGTATCAAAAAGAAAACCCTACCCAGATCAGGATTTTAGAAATCTACGCAGATGAAGATGCATATAGAAAGCATTTAGAATCACCTCACTTCAAGCAATATAAAACAACAACACTGAATATGGTGAAATCACTGAATCTGATTGATATGAATTACATCGACGAGGCAACGATGCCTTTAGTCTTTAAAAAAATAAAATAA
- a CDS encoding VOC family protein — translation MSTASSNPFEDSALTTILVVSDMAKSKKFYVDVLGARIFREYGGDSLVLEFLKSWILLVTPGGPTEDKPDIQFIPPEDKNTVSHSYTIRVKDCRKSYEILRDKGVDFITPPIDRGAETRCFFRDPDSHLFEISEYRASKLNV, via the coding sequence ATGAGTACCGCTAGTAGTAATCCTTTTGAAGACTCCGCATTAACTACAATTCTGGTTGTGTCAGATATGGCAAAATCAAAGAAGTTTTACGTGGATGTATTAGGGGCTAGAATATTTCGAGAATATGGCGGTGACTCGCTAGTGTTGGAGTTTTTAAAAAGTTGGATTTTACTGGTGACTCCCGGTGGACCAACTGAGGATAAACCAGACATACAATTTATTCCGCCGGAGGATAAAAATACAGTAAGTCATTCCTATACAATTAGGGTAAAGGACTGTAGGAAATCTTACGAAATTTTAAGGGATAAGGGAGTCGATTTTATAACGCCACCAATAGATAGAGGTGCTGAGACAAGATGCTTTTTCAGAGATCCTGATAGTCATTTATTTGAAATAAGTGAATATCGAGCATCAAAATTAAATGTATAA
- a CDS encoding GDCCVxC domain-containing (seleno)protein translates to MNIELQSIITCPNCGHKKAETMPTDACQFFYECDNCEKVLKPKQGDCCVYCSYGTVKCPPIQQGTSCC, encoded by the coding sequence ATGAACATAGAACTACAATCAATAATCACTTGCCCCAACTGCGGACATAAAAAGGCGGAGACTATGCCGACAGATGCTTGTCAATTCTTTTACGAGTGTGATAACTGCGAGAAAGTATTAAAGCCAAAACAAGGCGACTGTTGCGTGTATTGTAGTTACGGAACAGTGAAATGTCCACCAATCCAACAAGGGACAAGTTGCTGTTAA
- a CDS encoding HEAT repeat domain-containing protein → MGILKKIFGKKAVVVEKTTPKASEYLIDIDPNSDSLSKAFKDFYQNHFINAYGLSRNEVDTYFFDSMSENDKEIAKRLIRQNLRLRQSHLFKAAGILKDKEALPILYDQLNTNTDLSWLLVIGQAIWRINGDDIYSKLLRQLKEHSSDTMREAHFDQIVDLKNKESIEMLFSYLSDKSRLVQSMAISKLNFLSAGKHEQKQRYDKEYFMSKKTDEKFKNDLLVNLRKII, encoded by the coding sequence ATGGGAATACTGAAAAAAATATTTGGAAAAAAGGCTGTAGTGGTTGAAAAAACTACACCTAAGGCTTCTGAATATTTAATCGATATTGACCCAAACTCAGATTCTCTGTCTAAAGCGTTTAAGGACTTCTATCAAAACCACTTTATTAATGCTTATGGCCTTTCAAGGAATGAAGTAGATACATACTTCTTTGATTCAATGTCGGAAAATGATAAAGAGATTGCAAAACGACTCATTCGCCAGAATTTGAGACTGAGACAATCTCACCTTTTCAAAGCTGCAGGAATTTTAAAGGATAAGGAAGCTCTACCAATTTTATACGACCAATTAAATACTAATACCGATTTAAGTTGGCTTTTAGTAATTGGACAAGCAATATGGCGGATTAACGGAGATGACATTTATTCAAAGCTATTAAGGCAACTAAAGGAGCACTCGTCAGACACTATGCGAGAAGCTCATTTCGATCAAATAGTTGACCTAAAAAATAAAGAGAGTATTGAAATGCTGTTTAGTTACTTAAGCGACAAAAGCAGACTTGTGCAGTCTATGGCTATTTCAAAACTTAATTTCTTGTCGGCAGGGAAACACGAACAGAAACAACGATATGACAAGGAATATTTTATGTCAAAAAAAACAGATGAAAAATTCAAAAATGATTTACTCGTAAACCTTAGAAAAATAATTTAA
- a CDS encoding tyrosine-type recombinase/integrase: MPTRFRLSAYQFKGRDYLRVTFRYSFAAKECIKQFPGTRWDPTLGFWHLPDPNHAKGLIRHLREAGYIVSGQGEVEKFRERLAREANPTLLDTYRQFLRGRRYSESTIASYGTMAAQFLEFLGEKPPEKADQTDAEAFLQWLVLERKVSVSTHRQAISALKQLEAFLPACHLEAKGLVSPRKDRKLPGVLGKAEVMRLLQQTRNLKHRTLTALLYGCGLRVGELINLQLAEVDIPRRQLLVRAGKGRKDRRVVLPERLLPLLGDYLTAYAPSRYLAEGRPGQQYSATSIRAFLKANSRRAGILKKVTPHMLRHSYATHLLEQGVDIRYIQELLGHARPETTMVYTHVSRQDLLDIQSPLDLLLPETTPPPDKTTSNLLLSRRGDGF, translated from the coding sequence ATGCCGACGCGATTCCGACTCTCCGCTTACCAGTTCAAGGGGCGCGACTACCTGCGGGTGACCTTCCGGTATTCCTTTGCGGCCAAGGAATGCATCAAACAGTTCCCGGGTACCCGCTGGGACCCCACCCTGGGCTTCTGGCATCTGCCGGACCCGAACCACGCCAAGGGGCTGATCCGCCACCTCAGGGAGGCGGGATATATTGTTTCCGGACAGGGCGAAGTGGAAAAATTCAGGGAACGCCTGGCGCGGGAAGCCAACCCTACGCTGCTGGATACCTACCGGCAGTTCCTGAGGGGAAGGCGCTACAGCGAAAGCACCATCGCCTCCTACGGGACCATGGCAGCCCAGTTTTTGGAATTCCTGGGCGAGAAACCGCCGGAAAAAGCAGACCAGACGGACGCGGAGGCCTTCCTGCAGTGGCTGGTACTCGAGCGGAAGGTTTCCGTCAGCACCCACCGGCAGGCCATCAGCGCCCTGAAACAACTGGAGGCTTTCCTGCCCGCCTGCCACCTGGAGGCCAAGGGGCTTGTGAGCCCCAGGAAGGACCGGAAACTCCCGGGCGTTTTGGGGAAGGCCGAGGTGATGCGCCTGCTGCAGCAAACCCGGAACCTGAAGCACCGCACACTCACTGCCCTGCTCTACGGATGCGGCCTGCGGGTGGGCGAACTCATCAATCTGCAACTGGCCGAAGTGGACATCCCGCGACGGCAATTGCTGGTCCGGGCCGGGAAGGGCCGCAAAGACCGGCGCGTGGTCCTGCCCGAGCGGCTCCTCCCCCTGCTGGGAGACTACCTCACGGCCTACGCCCCGTCGCGCTACCTGGCCGAAGGCCGCCCCGGGCAGCAGTACAGCGCCACAAGCATCCGGGCCTTTTTAAAAGCCAACAGCCGCCGGGCCGGCATCCTCAAAAAAGTCACCCCCCACATGCTGCGACACTCCTACGCCACCCACCTGCTGGAACAGGGCGTGGACATCCGCTACATCCAGGAACTTCTGGGCCACGCCCGGCCGGAAACCACCATGGTCTATACCCATGTCTCCCGCCAGGACCTCTTGGACATCCAGAGCCCCCTGGACCTGCTCCTGCCGGAAACAACCCCGCCCCCCGATAAAACTACCTCAAACCTGCTGTTATCCCGGAGGGGGGATGGTTTTTAA
- a CDS encoding alpha/beta hydrolase gives MKRTIVHWIILCFLLTTSCSKTLTSIPDKTAEEISAIYQIHKDVSYGTDAEQNMDIYLSKEAKSYGKNNYTIVFLHGGAYYLSDKSAEERYIEPYLKKGLNVVNMNYRLKRGIPIATTDLTNALNFLKANNSDYDLNLNNIILTGFSAGAQIATNVGLAQNNKSFPDKLIDGVTIKAVINFSGPVDDLDEIEKIFIDFDYEPFSKAGKALFPSDGYAKKEVVSVYEPITYFDEKDPSVFLWHGGMDNQIPPETFVDFTSKLRKNNDVVSYIPDGKHSPTEKELKSAYTKIFQFLDDLKNK, from the coding sequence GTGAAAAGAACAATAGTCCATTGGATAATTCTATGCTTCTTGCTAACGACTTCTTGCTCAAAGACTTTGACTTCGATTCCAGATAAAACAGCCGAAGAAATTTCGGCTATCTATCAAATACATAAAGATGTTTCTTACGGAACTGATGCAGAACAGAATATGGACATCTATCTTTCCAAAGAAGCAAAGTCTTATGGAAAAAATAATTACACAATTGTCTTCCTACACGGAGGTGCATACTATTTAAGTGACAAAAGTGCAGAAGAAAGATACATCGAACCTTATTTAAAAAAAGGGTTGAATGTTGTTAATATGAATTACCGATTAAAAAGAGGAATTCCAATTGCAACCACCGATTTAACGAACGCTTTAAATTTTCTAAAAGCAAATAATAGCGACTACGACTTGAACTTGAATAATATTATTTTAACTGGTTTTTCTGCGGGAGCACAAATCGCGACTAATGTTGGATTAGCTCAAAATAACAAGTCCTTTCCTGATAAATTAATCGATGGAGTAACTATTAAAGCTGTAATAAACTTTTCAGGCCCAGTAGATGACTTAGATGAGATTGAAAAAATCTTTATTGATTTTGATTACGAACCTTTCAGTAAAGCGGGTAAAGCGCTTTTTCCGTCAGATGGCTATGCAAAAAAAGAGGTTGTATCCGTTTACGAACCCATTACTTATTTTGACGAGAAAGACCCATCAGTGTTTTTGTGGCACGGAGGAATGGACAATCAAATTCCACCTGAAACATTTGTTGATTTCACATCTAAATTGCGTAAAAATAATGATGTTGTGAGTTACATACCCGATGGAAAACACAGTCCTACTGAAAAGGAACTAAAATCTGCATACACAAAAATATTTCAGTTTTTAGACGATTTAAAAAATAAATAA